In Gammaproteobacteria bacterium, a genomic segment contains:
- a CDS encoding ribonucleoside-diphosphate reductase subunit alpha (Catalyzes the rate-limiting step in dNTP synthesis) encodes METENIIAELEKKPLTSNLEKQHSAPKTDHNIQVIRRNGKVTPYDDTKIKVAMTKAFLAVEGGQAAMSARIRETVDRLTKQITATFVRRMPNGGTIHIEDIQDQVELALMRAGEHKVARSYVLYREEHAKLREQQQKAKSDKTPEALPNIIRHDGSRSPLDEQRLRTILEEAVRGL; translated from the coding sequence ATGGAAACCGAAAACATCATCGCTGAACTGGAAAAAAAACCGCTCACTTCGAACCTAGAGAAGCAACACTCCGCCCCAAAAACCGATCACAACATTCAAGTAATTCGCCGAAATGGCAAGGTCACTCCATACGATGACACAAAAATCAAGGTGGCCATGACCAAAGCCTTCTTGGCCGTGGAAGGCGGGCAGGCCGCGATGTCCGCCCGTATTCGAGAAACGGTTGATCGGTTAACCAAACAGATTACCGCAACATTTGTCCGCCGTATGCCCAATGGCGGCACCATCCATATTGAAGACATCCAAGATCAGGTTGAATTGGCCTTGATGCGCGCTGGTGAACACAAAGTCGCGCGTAGTTATGTTTTGTACCGGGAAGAGCACGCCAAACTGCGCGAGCAACAACAAAAGGCTAAATCGGACAAAACGCCGGAGGCCCTTCCCAACATCATCAGACATGACGGCAGCCGTTCGCCTTTGGACGAACAACGATTGCGCACGATTCTCGAAGAGGCGGTACGAGGACTG